Proteins from a genomic interval of Undibacterium parvum:
- a CDS encoding alpha-1,6-glucosidase domain-containing protein: MSIVCVFLLISGASAQTIDRRAAIAACNASEFASVLHPAPVKYEASAYWLSQQFVKWPGASKVGRFSLYYSALGQIQAVVGAKLSGADGVVSLAVSDKILPVALTNRFKFVENGLLLRLADADLARMPNLHKQQIFLVQEDPNGVVLKSASLQIPGALDDLYSSAKEIRDLGVHVTARQTSFKLWAPTAQVVGLCLYDQANSRANTFEPMQWNANSGIWSLQKGISLKGKYYQYLLDVYVPGVGVVRNRVTDPYSISLSGDSKRSYIAQLDSPALQPKGWGATSSPRKDLAQTDMAVYELHVRDFSINDATVGLAHRGKYLAFTEPASRGMRHLQALAQAGITDVHLLPVFDFASVPEKGCVSPLIQGGADSETQQASSSVAAGQDCYNWGYDPFHYNAPEGSYSTNADDGAKRIFEFRQMVQALHKAGLRVGMDVVYNHTDAVGQKATSVLDRIVPGYYHRLDALGQVEQSTCTPCGNTATENMMMGKLMIDSVLQWATQYKIDSFRFDLMAHQPRAVMEELQAKLRAQTGREIQLLGEGWNFGEVANGARFVQASQLSLNGTGIATFSDRGRDAVRGGGAGDTGADLMRHKGYINGLADQGAAASDLAKTADMVRVGLTGSLRDFSMTSYDGSIKNLEQIDYAGQPAAYVSEPAEVVNYVENHDNQTLFDINVYKLPQDTSRIDRVRVQMLGVAITAFSQGIAYFHAGVDILRSKSMDRNSYNSGDWFNRLDWSYQDNYFATGLPPKADNADAYPMIAPLLANSLIKPGSPEIALARDMFRDLLKIRSSSSLFRLRSAADVRQRLHFDNLGVGQNAAVIVGHLDGAGYSGANFKSLRYFINVATNSQQIQIPDALGIDYVLHPVHTDVNAADKRIAAMANFNTASGSFSVPARSAVVFVQK, from the coding sequence TTGAGCATTGTCTGTGTTTTCCTGTTGATCAGTGGAGCGTCTGCGCAAACGATAGACAGGAGAGCCGCGATCGCTGCATGCAATGCGTCTGAGTTTGCATCAGTACTGCATCCTGCTCCGGTAAAGTATGAGGCGAGTGCCTATTGGTTGAGCCAGCAGTTTGTAAAATGGCCGGGAGCCAGTAAAGTTGGGCGATTTAGCCTCTATTACTCGGCCCTTGGTCAGATTCAGGCGGTGGTTGGTGCGAAATTGAGTGGTGCCGATGGTGTAGTTTCACTCGCAGTGTCAGATAAAATATTGCCTGTCGCCTTAACTAATCGTTTTAAATTTGTTGAGAATGGTCTGCTGTTGAGACTTGCCGATGCTGATCTTGCACGCATGCCCAATTTACATAAGCAGCAAATTTTTTTGGTGCAGGAGGATCCCAATGGTGTGGTGCTTAAGTCGGCATCGTTGCAAATTCCTGGCGCGCTCGATGATCTCTATAGTTCAGCCAAAGAAATTAGGGATTTGGGTGTTCACGTGACCGCGCGGCAGACCAGTTTTAAGCTTTGGGCTCCCACTGCGCAAGTCGTAGGTCTGTGTTTGTACGATCAGGCTAATAGTCGCGCAAATACGTTCGAACCTATGCAATGGAATGCGAATAGCGGGATTTGGTCTTTGCAGAAAGGTATTAGTCTTAAGGGGAAGTATTATCAATACCTGCTCGATGTCTACGTGCCGGGTGTGGGTGTGGTCCGTAATCGTGTCACTGATCCGTATTCAATTAGTCTTTCTGGTGACTCTAAGCGTAGTTATATTGCGCAACTAGATTCGCCAGCATTGCAGCCTAAGGGCTGGGGTGCGACGTCGTCGCCGCGCAAGGACTTGGCGCAAACCGATATGGCAGTGTATGAGTTACATGTCCGTGATTTCTCTATCAATGACGCCACAGTTGGACTTGCTCATAGAGGTAAATATCTGGCGTTTACCGAACCTGCGAGTCGCGGTATGCGGCATTTGCAGGCATTGGCGCAGGCTGGTATTACAGACGTACATTTATTGCCGGTGTTTGATTTTGCTAGTGTGCCTGAGAAGGGGTGCGTCAGCCCCTTGATACAAGGTGGGGCGGATAGTGAAACCCAGCAAGCCTCAAGCAGTGTTGCTGCCGGCCAGGATTGTTACAACTGGGGTTATGACCCTTTTCACTATAACGCACCAGAGGGGAGTTATTCGACCAATGCTGATGATGGTGCGAAGCGGATTTTTGAGTTTAGACAGATGGTGCAGGCCTTACATAAGGCGGGCTTACGAGTTGGGATGGATGTTGTCTACAATCACACCGATGCAGTCGGGCAAAAAGCCACTTCGGTACTAGATAGAATCGTGCCGGGTTATTACCATCGTTTGGATGCCTTGGGACAGGTGGAGCAATCTACTTGCACGCCATGTGGAAATACCGCCACCGAAAACATGATGATGGGCAAGCTGATGATAGATTCTGTACTGCAATGGGCGACGCAGTACAAAATCGATTCGTTTCGTTTTGATTTAATGGCGCATCAACCCCGTGCCGTTATGGAAGAGCTGCAGGCCAAATTAAGAGCGCAAACTGGCCGTGAGATACAGCTGCTCGGTGAGGGCTGGAATTTTGGCGAAGTTGCGAATGGTGCTCGTTTTGTACAGGCATCACAATTGTCCTTAAATGGGACTGGTATAGCGACCTTTAGTGATCGTGGGCGCGATGCAGTGCGCGGTGGTGGTGCCGGGGATACTGGTGCGGATTTGATGCGACATAAAGGCTATATCAATGGTCTTGCAGACCAAGGGGCTGCTGCATCGGATTTGGCAAAAACGGCCGATATGGTGCGGGTCGGCTTGACTGGGTCGTTGCGTGATTTTTCTATGACTAGCTATGATGGCAGCATCAAAAATCTGGAGCAAATTGATTATGCCGGGCAGCCGGCAGCATATGTGAGTGAACCTGCAGAAGTGGTTAATTATGTTGAAAATCATGATAACCAAACTTTATTTGATATCAATGTTTACAAATTGCCGCAAGATACTAGCCGAATCGATCGGGTGCGGGTGCAAATGCTCGGAGTGGCGATTACAGCGTTTAGTCAAGGTATAGCGTACTTTCATGCCGGCGTGGACATATTGCGTTCGAAATCCATGGATAGAAATAGTTATAACTCTGGTGATTGGTTTAATCGCCTGGACTGGTCGTATCAGGATAATTATTTCGCTACCGGGCTGCCGCCCAAGGCTGATAATGCTGATGCGTATCCTATGATTGCGCCTTTGTTGGCGAATTCACTGATTAAGCCGGGGTCGCCAGAGATAGCGCTGGCGCGCGATATGTTTCGTGATCTGTTAAAAATACGATCCAGTTCCAGTTTGTTTCGTCTGCGCAGTGCTGCCGATGTGCGCCAGCGTCTGCATTTTGACAATCTGGGAGTTGGACAAAATGCTGCTGTGATTGTTGGGCATTTGGATGGAGCCGGCTATTCTGGTGCGAACTTTAAATCCCTGCGGTATTTTATTAATGTTGCCACTAATTCACAGCAAATACAGATACCGGACGCGCTTGGAATCGACTATGTTTTGCACCCGGTTCATACCGATGTAAATGCGGCAGATAAGCGTATTGCCGCTATGGCGAATTTTAATACTGCAAGCGGAAGTTTTTCTGTCCCGGCGCGCAGTGCTGTGGTGTTTGTGCAGAAATAG
- a CDS encoding PEP-CTERM/exosortase system-associated acyltransferase, protein MTHSISNTDLAKNFRQLFEISPALDAASIEAVYRIRHEVYCRDLGWEPVREDGLESDAYDEQSVHCLLRKRDTGESVGCTRVILPHPDDPYRPLPFELSCSKVLDRTIADPATMDRRSIAEVSRLAVLNFRQRKGENITALSVSDGDFSRRDGVARFPFIPVSLYLSAIAIGQYLDIENLFVLTEPRLAKHFERIGFDIRPVGGSIEHRGTRIPSLLSSGNIVRDLRPAIKPLYAVIEESVREAFRKNNFELGNLSAPSA, encoded by the coding sequence GTGACCCATTCCATCAGTAACACTGATCTCGCCAAAAATTTCCGGCAATTATTTGAAATTTCCCCTGCTTTGGATGCTGCTAGTATCGAAGCGGTTTATCGCATTCGGCATGAAGTGTATTGTCGTGATTTAGGTTGGGAGCCTGTTCGAGAGGATGGCTTAGAAAGCGATGCCTACGACGAGCAATCAGTCCATTGTCTATTACGCAAACGGGATACGGGCGAATCTGTCGGTTGTACTCGCGTGATCTTGCCGCACCCCGATGATCCTTATCGACCTTTGCCGTTTGAGTTAAGTTGTTCCAAGGTTCTGGATAGAACCATTGCAGACCCGGCTACGATGGATCGTCGCAGCATAGCCGAAGTCTCACGCCTTGCTGTTCTCAATTTTCGTCAGCGTAAGGGCGAAAATATCACCGCCTTGTCGGTAAGTGATGGCGATTTTTCGCGCCGTGATGGCGTGGCTCGCTTTCCTTTTATTCCCGTCAGTCTTTATTTGTCGGCTATCGCCATTGGTCAATATCTCGATATTGAGAATCTCTTTGTGCTTACCGAGCCGCGCCTGGCCAAACATTTTGAACGCATCGGTTTTGATATTCGTCCGGTTGGCGGTTCTATCGAGCATAGGGGTACACGAATACCCTCACTGCTTAGTTCGGGCAATATCGTGAGGGATTTGCGTCCAGCAATTAAACCCTTGTATGCCGTGATCGAGGAGTCGGTAAGAGAGGCTTTTCGTAAGAATAATTTTGAACTTGGCAATCTCTCTGCACCGAGCGCTTAA
- a CDS encoding THxN family PEP-CTERM protein, protein MFKKLFTKGSIKGLTAVLATVVSCSAMATPVTQWEFEVNSGFTSFAPAGVTGSNQNAFLNGLGNPMAASLLSWGTSTGSGQSSLGIGAATNGNFNGSLFTGAPAVNTVEVIHNNRPITGASLGSAHLLDVIRLKRLLPGPTGSDLFTGLTFDFKFKETPNQNPCTVASPTPCNDILVVDALGAGFDPVTGSLTQNFVYEGDNYAAILHIVGMGVLSNAACADAGAAAGCYGFTTVENQENRFQVSLEIQNRIPEPASVGLVGLALVAMGMARRRKGVNS, encoded by the coding sequence ATGTTTAAGAAACTATTTACAAAAGGATCGATCAAGGGGCTGACTGCAGTGTTGGCGACCGTGGTCTCTTGCAGCGCAATGGCAACACCAGTGACACAATGGGAATTTGAAGTTAATAGCGGCTTTACTTCATTTGCTCCAGCTGGCGTCACCGGTAGTAATCAGAATGCTTTTCTAAATGGCCTTGGTAACCCTATGGCTGCGTCTTTATTGTCTTGGGGGACTTCGACCGGATCTGGTCAGTCTTCTTTAGGTATAGGTGCGGCAACTAATGGTAATTTCAACGGTTCCTTGTTCACAGGTGCCCCTGCTGTTAATACTGTTGAAGTAATCCACAATAATCGTCCAATTACCGGCGCAAGTCTGGGAAGTGCTCATTTATTGGATGTCATTCGCTTGAAGCGCTTGCTGCCAGGCCCAACTGGTTCAGATCTTTTCACTGGATTGACATTTGATTTTAAGTTTAAAGAAACACCGAATCAAAATCCTTGTACCGTAGCTAGCCCTACTCCTTGCAATGATATTTTGGTGGTAGATGCACTTGGTGCTGGTTTTGATCCTGTTACTGGTAGCTTGACACAAAATTTTGTGTATGAAGGCGATAATTATGCAGCTATCTTGCATATAGTCGGTATGGGCGTACTCAGTAATGCGGCATGTGCTGATGCTGGTGCTGCTGCTGGCTGTTACGGTTTTACTACGGTAGAAAATCAAGAAAACAGATTTCAAGTTTCTTTAGAAATTCAAAATCGGATTCCTGAGCCAGCCTCGGTCGGCTTGGTAGGTTTGGCCTTGGTTGCCATGGGTATGGCACGCCGTCGCAAAGGCGTAAATAGCTAA